A stretch of the Microtus pennsylvanicus isolate mMicPen1 chromosome 16, mMicPen1.hap1, whole genome shotgun sequence genome encodes the following:
- the Lrat gene encoding lecithin retinol acyltransferase yields MMKNPMLEAVSLLLEKLLLISNFKLLGVCAPGGGTGRNRPYEISSFLRGDVLEVSRTHFTHYGIYLGNNRVAHLMPDILLALTNDKGRTQKVVSNKRLIPGVICKVASIRVDTVEDFAYGADILVNHLDETLKKKSLHNEEVACRAEQQLGLTPYSLLWNNCEHFVTYCRYGARISPQAEKFYETVKIIIRDQRSCLASAVLGLLSIVYTGLASYTALPALCIPFCLWMMSG; encoded by the exons ATGATGAAGAACCCAATGCTGGAAGCAGTGTCTCTCCTCCTGGAGAAGTTGCTCCTCATCTCCAACTTCAAGCTCTTGGGCGTGTGCGCTCCTGGAGGAGGGACAGGGAGGAACCGTCCATATGAAATCAGCTCTTTTCTCCGGGGCGATGTGCTGGAGGTGTCACGGACTCATTTTACCCACTATGGGATCTATCTGGGGAACAACCGTGTAGCCCATCTAATGCCTGACATCCTGTTGGCGCTGACCAATGACAAGGGACGTACTCAGAAAGTGGTCTCCAATAAGCGTCTCATCCCCGGAGTCATTTGCAAGGTGGCCAGCATCCGTGTGGACACAGTAGAGGACTTTGCCTACGGAGCAGACATCCTCGTCAATCACCTAGACGAGACTCTCAAGAAGAAATCATTGCACAACGAGGAGGTGGCATGCAGGGCTGAGCAGCAATTGGGGCTGACCCCCTACAGCCTACTGTGGAACAACTGCGAACACTTTGTGACTTACTGCAGATATGGCGCTCGGATCAGTCCGCAGGCTGAGAAG ttttatgaGACTGTGAAGATCATCATTCGGGATCAGAGAAGCTGTCTTGCTTCAGCTGTCTTGGGACTGCTGTCCATTGTCTACACGGGCCTGGCATCATACACGGCCCTTCCTGCACTCTGTATTCCATTCTGCTTGTGGATGATGTCTGGCTAG